One Kitasatospora sp. MAP12-44 DNA segment encodes these proteins:
- the kdpB gene encoding potassium-transporting ATPase subunit KdpB produces the protein MPLLAPAPQKDVTVDRSPQPPVIRRHRAASGLFDPKQLVRSFPEALRKLHPRVMAKNPVMFVVEVGSALTTLSAVFSPSVFSWLISIWLWLTVVFANLAEAVAEGRGKAQAESLRKARTGTVARRLLRWRVGIEHCPEELVPAEELRLYDFVVVEAGETVPGDGDVVDGIASVDESAITGESAPVIREAGGDRCAVTGGTRVLSDRIVVRITSKPGLTFIDRMIALVEGAERRKTPNEIALNLLLAALTVVFILTVVTLQPFAVYAGAEQSITVLVALLVALIPTTIGALLSAIGIAGMDRLVQRNVLAMSGRAVEAAGDVNTLLLDKTGTITFGNRQAVRFVPLDGVPAEELAEAAQLSSLADETPEGRSVVQLAKERYAVPPRAEGELGHLEFVPFSAHSRMSGVDLTWPDSPAVLVRKGASAAVATWVHEHGGKVPPQAFEIVDVIAKGGGTPLLVAVHDRHGARAMGVIQLTDVVKDGIRERFAELRRMGIRTVMVTGDNPLTARAIAQEAGVDDFLAEATPEEKLALIKKEQEGGKLVAMTGDGTNDAPALAQADVGVAMNTGTSAAKEAGNMVDLDSNPTKLIEIVEIGKQLLITRGALTTFSIANDVAKYFAIIPAMFASAYPGLGDLNIMALHSPRSAITSAIVFNALIIVALIPLALRGVRYRPASASDLLRRNLRIYGLGGLILPFVGIKLIDLVLQFVPGL, from the coding sequence ATGCCTCTCCTGGCTCCCGCACCTCAGAAGGACGTCACCGTCGATCGCTCACCGCAGCCACCGGTGATCCGGCGCCACCGTGCGGCGAGCGGGCTGTTCGACCCGAAGCAGCTGGTTCGGTCGTTCCCCGAGGCACTGCGCAAGCTGCACCCGCGGGTGATGGCGAAGAACCCGGTGATGTTCGTGGTGGAGGTCGGTTCGGCCCTCACCACGCTGTCGGCGGTCTTCTCGCCGAGTGTCTTCAGCTGGCTGATCAGCATCTGGCTCTGGCTCACCGTGGTGTTCGCCAACCTCGCCGAGGCGGTCGCGGAGGGCCGCGGCAAGGCCCAGGCCGAGTCGCTGCGCAAGGCCAGGACCGGGACGGTGGCCAGAAGGCTGCTGCGCTGGCGGGTCGGTATCGAGCACTGCCCCGAGGAGCTGGTTCCGGCCGAGGAGTTGCGGCTCTACGACTTCGTGGTGGTCGAGGCCGGTGAGACCGTCCCGGGGGACGGTGACGTGGTCGACGGCATCGCGTCCGTCGACGAGTCGGCGATCACCGGTGAGTCGGCCCCGGTGATCCGGGAGGCCGGCGGCGACCGCTGCGCCGTCACCGGCGGCACGCGGGTCCTCTCCGACCGGATCGTCGTACGGATCACCTCCAAGCCCGGCCTGACCTTCATCGACCGGATGATCGCCCTGGTCGAGGGCGCCGAGCGGAGGAAGACCCCCAACGAGATCGCCCTCAACCTGCTGCTGGCCGCCCTGACCGTGGTCTTCATCCTCACCGTGGTCACGCTCCAGCCGTTCGCCGTCTACGCGGGCGCCGAGCAGAGCATCACCGTGCTGGTCGCGCTGCTGGTGGCGCTGATCCCGACAACGATCGGAGCGCTGCTCTCGGCGATCGGGATCGCGGGGATGGACCGGCTGGTGCAGCGCAACGTGCTGGCGATGTCGGGTCGGGCGGTGGAGGCGGCGGGTGATGTGAACACGCTGCTGCTGGACAAGACCGGCACCATCACCTTCGGCAACCGCCAGGCCGTCCGCTTCGTCCCGCTCGACGGCGTTCCGGCCGAGGAACTCGCCGAGGCAGCCCAGCTCTCCAGCCTCGCCGACGAGACCCCGGAGGGCCGCTCGGTCGTGCAACTGGCCAAGGAGCGCTACGCGGTGCCGCCCCGCGCGGAGGGGGAGCTCGGGCACCTGGAGTTCGTCCCGTTCAGCGCGCACAGCAGGATGAGCGGCGTCGACCTCACCTGGCCCGACAGTCCGGCCGTCCTGGTGCGCAAGGGCGCCTCGGCCGCCGTCGCCACCTGGGTGCACGAGCACGGCGGCAAGGTCCCGCCGCAGGCCTTCGAGATCGTCGACGTCATCGCCAAGGGCGGCGGCACCCCGCTGCTGGTCGCCGTGCACGACCGGCACGGCGCCCGGGCGATGGGCGTGATCCAGCTGACCGACGTGGTCAAGGACGGCATCCGCGAGAGGTTCGCCGAGCTGCGCCGGATGGGCATCCGCACGGTCATGGTCACCGGTGACAACCCGCTGACGGCCCGGGCGATCGCGCAGGAGGCGGGCGTGGACGACTTCCTCGCCGAGGCCACGCCCGAGGAGAAGCTGGCGCTGATCAAGAAGGAGCAGGAGGGCGGCAAGCTGGTCGCGATGACCGGCGACGGGACGAACGACGCCCCGGCGCTGGCGCAGGCGGACGTGGGGGTGGCGATGAACACCGGCACCTCGGCCGCCAAGGAGGCCGGCAACATGGTGGACCTGGACTCCAATCCCACCAAGCTGATCGAGATCGTCGAGATCGGCAAGCAACTGCTGATCACCCGAGGTGCGTTGACCACCTTCTCGATCGCCAACGACGTTGCCAAGTACTTCGCGATCATCCCCGCGATGTTCGCCTCCGCCTACCCCGGCCTCGGCGACCTCAACATCATGGCGCTGCACAGCCCTCGGTCCGCGATCACCTCGGCGATCGTCTTCAACGCGCTGATCATCGTCGCACTGATCCCGCTCGCGCTGCGCGGCGTGCGCTACCGGCCCGCCTCCGCCTCCGACCTGCTCCGCCGCAACCTGCGTATCTACGGCCTCGGCGGGC
- a CDS encoding AAA-associated domain-containing protein: MFLDLLRRGFSAEDARRQLDTAIDWGRYAELFDYDAGDGRLTLEPGAQDAL, translated from the coding sequence CTGTTCCTCGACCTGCTGCGCCGCGGCTTCTCCGCCGAGGACGCCCGCCGCCAGCTGGACACCGCCATCGACTGGGGCCGCTACGCCGAGCTGTTCGACTACGACGCCGGTGACGGCCGGCTCACCCTGGAGCCCGGCGCGCAGGACGCCCTCTGA
- a CDS encoding potassium-transporting ATPase subunit KdpA — MVTVGTLRASGINFVTLATGAALILALLNFLPALALGPLAEGLR, encoded by the coding sequence GTGGTGACGGTCGGCACGCTGCGCGCCTCCGGGATCAACTTCGTGACACTGGCCACCGGCGCCGCGCTGATCCTGGCCCTGCTCAACTTCCTGCCCGCACTCGCCCTGGGCCCACTCGCCGAAGGCTTGCGTTAA
- a CDS encoding DUF3592 domain-containing protein, with translation MSLSIVAVPAVWAAVGGLVAYLAGVTGLNATRRLLRDGIPVQALVKERPADRAESAGVSRPLLQFATREGLVMEVFSPVCSSRSHPLVDGRHVLVRYDPDDPRQVLVQGRERRGIEYAFVALGAGAVLTGLVLLLAGG, from the coding sequence ATGAGCCTCTCGATCGTCGCAGTACCCGCCGTGTGGGCGGCCGTGGGCGGCCTGGTCGCCTACCTCGCCGGGGTCACCGGGCTTAACGCGACCCGGCGGCTGCTCCGGGACGGCATACCGGTGCAGGCGCTGGTCAAGGAGCGCCCGGCGGACCGTGCGGAGAGCGCCGGGGTGTCCCGGCCGCTGCTGCAGTTCGCCACCCGGGAGGGTCTGGTGATGGAGGTCTTCTCCCCCGTCTGCTCCAGCCGCTCCCACCCGCTGGTGGACGGGCGGCACGTCCTGGTCCGCTACGACCCCGACGATCCCCGGCAGGTGCTGGTGCAGGGGCGCGAGCGCCGCGGCATCGAGTACGCCTTCGTCGCGCTGGGGGCGGGCGCGGTGCTGACCGGGCTGGTCCTGCTGCTGGCCGGCGGCTGA